The genomic segment GTACAGGTGGTGTCCCAGGGATGCATCCACGGTGCTCGTCTTTGGTATGCACCCTGTGCCCACCCTTCTTGGGTTATAGAGGATGGGGGTGCATCCCGTGGGCACacggggggcagggggggggcacagggcgcACGTAGGGTGCACAAAGCACATCCCAGGGTCGCAtcctggggacacggggcacaTCCAGGGGGCACacggtggggacatggggcatATCCCGGAGGCACAGCCCGGTGGGTGCACAGTTTGGGCACAGGGTGCATCCGAGGGGAATGGGACAAATCCCAAGGACACCGGGGCACGATTGGGGGCACATCCCAGAGGCACATCCAAGGGGCATATCCCGGGGCCGTGGAGCGCATCCTGGGGGCGCATCTGAGGGGCACAGGGCGCATCCAGGAGGCACATCCCGGGGGCGCATCCTTGGAGCGCATCCCTGGGGCACCGGGGCACATCCGAGAGGCACCGGGGCGCATCCTTGGGGCACACCCCGGGGGCGCatccctgcctccttccctccccatccctgctcgCTGCCTGGGGTctcgccgccgcctcccggggCGGTCCCGGGGAGGGGGAACGGAGGCGGCGAGGGGGGGGCGCGCCGGCGCAGCCCGAGCCTccccgcggcgccgccgccgctctcggccggggcggagcggggcaggGCCGGGAGGGGACCCCGGGAGGAGAccccggggggcggcgggggccgctGGGGGCCCGGTGGGGTCCCCGCTCCGGCCATGCCCAAGCTGCTGCCGGCGCAGGAGGCGGCGCGGATCTATCACACCAACTACGTGCGGAACGCCAGGGCCATGGGCGTGCTGTGGGCCCTCTTCACCCTCTGCTTCGCCATCCTGATGGTGGTGACCTTCATCCAGCCCTACTGGATCGGCGACAGCATCGACACGCCCCAGGCCGGCTACTTCGGCCTCTTCTCCTACTGCATCGGCAACGCGCTCACCGGCGAGCTCATCTGCAAGGGCAGCCCCCTGGATTTCGGCACCATCCCCTCCAGCGCCTTCAAGACGGCGATGTTCTTCGTGGGCATCTCCACCTTCCTCATCATCGGCTCCATCCTCTGCTtcagcctcttcttcttctGCAACGCGGCCACCGTCTACAAAGTCTGCGCCTGGATGCAGCTGGCAGCAGGTGAGCGGGGCCAGGGGGTAACGGGCAGGGCTGCGAGGGGTCCGTGGGGAGCTGCTGGTCCCCCTCGACTGTGGCACGGTGGGGCTGGACAGGAAAGGGACAGCAGCACAACCTCTGTGCCCGCTCCGCTCCCTTGGACGGGTTAGAGGAGGAATTTGCAGTGGGTAAAGCAGCCACTGTGCAGCTGAGACCTGATGGACTCAGTGCATGTGGGCACTGATCCTGCTGCAAAACCTCGTGGGATGAGGgacccagcccctggtggcccCAAACCGCAGTGGGACCAGTGCTTCAGAGCATCCCTCGGGGAGCAGGGCTCCATGCTCCGAGCATTGGGGATGCAGCAGGGAGATGGAGAGCGCATCGCTGGGTCCTTTTGTGCCTCCCCTGTCCCCTGCAGAAGAGCACGGGGCAGATGTAAGGTGTAGGGACTGAACACAGGCTCAGTGCCACCACCCCCCTTTCCCACTTTTCTCATCCTCACACCCCTCCACCCCACTTTGCAGCCCCCTCCGGCCCCAGACACCTGAGATATCGGTAACCCAGCCTGATCCAGCGCCGCTgaaacccaaccccaacctgtGCAGCTCCTGAATCATTGATGCAGGGACCAGGCGCTGTCCCCACGCTCCCCAGGTGGCAGCAGCGTGAGGTTGCTCCAGTTCCCAGCTCAAGAAACGAGCTCAAGCGAAGATTTAGATAAGAGGCTTGGGGCAGCTCAGCCTCCCAGGGAGAGCAGGGAAAGGCTTTGCTGCCGTATTTGGGGCTTCTACCTACATTTTTGTGCTGGATGGGGAGAAAAGCACAAGTGCAGGCAGCTCCAGCCATGTGGATATGCCCAAATCTTCCCTGCTGGTGACCCCCCAACCTCTGCTTCAGGCTCCTCGAGGCAGAGGCTCTGAAACCTGCTCCTTAGGGTTTCAACAGCATCTTCTGTGCAATCCCAACCCCAGCCCTCATGGATGGAAAGAGGGAAGATCACTGCAAGGTTTTGGCTCTACCAGATCCAGCAAACGGAGGGGTTCGTTCCCTGCAGAGGGTGTGCAGGGGTACAGCCAAGGGGCTCTGCGtccccccagggctgctgctcttccttttGCTCTTCCACAGTGCTGAGGGCTCCAAATCACAGCTTTCCTCCTGCACCAGGGGATGCAGCGGCTGCTGTATTTGGGAaagagggagcaggagctgagcagaTCCCACCTTCAGGTTTGCTACGTGCCAGGGTTTGTCCTCCCAGGAGAAGCAATTTCCTTCCAGCCTCCCCCGTCCTTGTGCCCTTCCTCACCCATTACCTACAGCAAGGAGTGATTAAGCACACGAGAGGCTGCCTGCTTCTAGATGATGAAAAATGCTCCGTGCTGACCTAGGAAGCTGCCCGCTGTCCTTGCTGCTCTCCTTCCCCTAAGCTAGGGGAATAAAAACCCTTAGCAGAGCACAAGGCAAGCACCCGGAAAGGATTTTCAGGTTGACCACTGCCAGAAAACCCACGGACAGGGGGCAGGAGGTGGTCCTTGGGCAGCTGGTGGCAGGACTCCCACAGCAAAGCTGCAAACACCGCAGGCAAGTGGCCACGTTGGTCACCAAGGTCAGGCAGGGAGGGCTCCCAGCACGGGCAGCTCTCAGCCCCGGCTGGAACCAGCACAGCTGAGCAAGCAGAATTAACCCACacacaaagctgctgctgctgacagcgGCTCCGGCTTGGCAAACCCAAATCCAGCCGTGCACAGAGCAACAAAATTCTCCACCTTGCACAAACTCGGGTGGTTCGTGCAAAACCAAAGCGGTTTTGCTTGAAGGAGGCCTCATTTTGGGGCAACAAGGCCAGTGCTGGAAGAAGCAACAGCGGTGTAGGAAGGCAGCGCCGTGCCCACACTGCACCATCCCCAGCTCGGATggagcacagcccctgcctctggGTCCTGGGGAATATTTAAGCCTTGCCAACCGGTTTTAGCacttttcctgaaatatttgTGGTCGTGGCTGTGCTATTCCCTGTAACCTCCCCACCTGCACGTGCAGTACCTGCGACGTCTCCCCCTCCTTGCAGCCACGGGGCTGATGATCGGCTGCCTGATTTACCCCGACGGCTGGGACTCGAGCGAGGTGAGGCGCATGTGCGGGGACAAAACGGACAAATACACGCTGGGCGCCTGCACCGTGCGCTGGGCGTACATCCTCTGCATCATCGGCATCCTCGACGCGCTCATCCTCTCCTTCCTGGCCTTCGTGCTGGGCAACCGGCAGGACAACCTCCTCCCGTCGGATTTTAAAGTGGAGAGCAAAGGTAAAAGGCAGCTGGGGCCAAGCACGCGTCCCCAAGGATGGGGGTTATTTGGGGGGTTGCTTCGTGGGGTGACCACGACAGAGGCAGCACGGGTTGGAGCAGGACTTCATGGAGCCCCCCACCCTGCAAATGCCAGGCAGAGATACCTGGGTTGAGTCTAGAGCAAAGAAACCCCATGggctgtttggtttttttgagctttttggaaaacaaccccaaaaaacaaaccccccaaaacaccTGCACCAGTATTATTACCACATCCCATTAACACCTCATTAACACTGCAATTACCTTTTTGTTTTACAGAGGAGGGCAACGACTGACAGCCGACCACCACGTAAGTGATGCCCACGGGGATTTCTGACGTTTCCTGCACTGCTGGGCTTTGGGGATCGATGAAGGACCGGCAACGAGAGCTCCTGGTGCTATGTCGAGGGGTTTTCTTTGAGGTTAAATGAGAAATTGGCTTTGCTTTGCCTCCCAGAGCTAGGAAAACATCACGCCTTGCCAAGTGCCAAAGAGCTTAAAATTGGGCGTTTTGCTCTGGTTTAATGGTGGCAACagctgacctttttttttttctttcttcccaggGACTCCTAGAACTGCTCTCATCAGCTTCAAGGGATGTAAGCCCTTCGAAAATGACTTCTTCAGGAGCTCTACATCTGCCCCCATAATTTTTTGGGTTTTCTACAGTTGTTCTTTTCACACGAGGGTCCGCTGTCAGCTCACAGCTCTCACAGGGTTTTTTGGGAAGAGCCCTGTTGGACATGGGTTTTTTTTGAGCCCATCAGCAGAGCCAgggaaagagagggaggaaCAGGGAGACGATTTGCTGCTCCTTGGGGTTTGTACACCACCTTCTTTCAAGGAAATGACTTCTGAATAAAAAAGGTAGCGTTTTGGATTTCGTGCTGGTCTCCTTGAGACAGGGAAAAGCCTTGACTGTGTCGCACATTTTCCCTGCGACCTTTTGTTT from the Anas platyrhynchos isolate ZD024472 breed Pekin duck chromosome 27, IASCAAS_PekinDuck_T2T, whole genome shotgun sequence genome contains:
- the LHFPL5 gene encoding LHFPL tetraspan subfamily member 5 protein, which encodes MPKLLPAQEAARIYHTNYVRNARAMGVLWALFTLCFAILMVVTFIQPYWIGDSIDTPQAGYFGLFSYCIGNALTGELICKGSPLDFGTIPSSAFKTAMFFVGISTFLIIGSILCFSLFFFCNAATVYKVCAWMQLAAATGLMIGCLIYPDGWDSSEVRRMCGDKTDKYTLGACTVRWAYILCIIGILDALILSFLAFVLGNRQDNLLPSDFKVESKEEGND